In Stenotrophomonas sp. 610A2, one DNA window encodes the following:
- a CDS encoding DUF885 domain-containing protein encodes MTVRPLALAVSFSLATVLAACSPSSQPAAGDSTAQAPQADKAAQLNKLYADYWEGVLKLNPLQATFQGDNRYNDQLPDFGSAEFRKQSHDFTQEWLGKAEKIGDAGLAGQDLLSYRIFVEEQKQSLEGEKFPTWMMPVNQMGSTVSYAVMLGSGQVAQPFKTVKDYDNWLARAARIPVLLETENANMREGMKAGVVQPRVLMEKVVPQFDEIITAKAEDSQFWGPIKQLPADFPQADKDRLTAAFRAVINDKLMPAIKQQRDFIANEYLPATRDTVGLDSLPDGKAWYAFNAKQSTTTAQTPEQIHEIGLREVARIHAEIQTVMTEVGFKGSLQEFFTFMQKDKQFEFKSEPELLEHYRGLEAKINANVPKLFSLTPKAGFEIRPIEAFRAKSAAGGEYMQPSEDGSRPGIFYVNTYDLPTRKTWDAEDLFLHEAIPGHHFQLALQQELTGVPAFRRFGGETAFIEGWGLYAESLGKDLGVYTDPYSYFGRLQGELWRAVRLVVDTGLHSKGWTRQQVLDYMFANSSVSEPDAVAEAERYIAWPGQALAYKTGELKIQELRKRAQDKLGAKFDIREFHAEVLKDGSVPLDVLDEKLNAWIAEKSK; translated from the coding sequence ATGACTGTCCGACCGTTGGCGCTTGCCGTCTCGTTCTCCCTGGCCACCGTGCTGGCCGCCTGCTCACCGTCGTCGCAGCCTGCGGCTGGTGACAGCACCGCGCAGGCACCGCAGGCCGACAAGGCCGCGCAGCTGAACAAGCTGTACGCCGACTACTGGGAAGGCGTGCTGAAGCTGAATCCGCTGCAGGCTACCTTCCAGGGCGACAACCGTTACAACGACCAGCTGCCGGACTTCGGCTCGGCCGAGTTCCGCAAGCAGAGCCATGACTTCACCCAGGAATGGTTGGGCAAGGCCGAGAAGATCGGCGATGCAGGCTTGGCGGGGCAGGATCTGCTCAGCTACCGCATCTTCGTCGAAGAGCAGAAGCAGTCGCTGGAAGGGGAGAAGTTCCCGACCTGGATGATGCCGGTCAACCAGATGGGCTCCACCGTCAGCTATGCGGTGATGCTGGGCTCGGGCCAGGTCGCGCAGCCGTTCAAGACGGTCAAGGATTACGACAACTGGCTGGCGCGTGCAGCGCGCATCCCGGTATTGCTGGAAACCGAAAACGCCAATATGCGCGAAGGCATGAAGGCCGGTGTGGTGCAGCCGCGCGTGCTGATGGAAAAAGTGGTGCCGCAGTTCGACGAGATCATCACTGCCAAGGCCGAGGACAGCCAGTTCTGGGGGCCGATCAAGCAGCTGCCGGCTGACTTCCCGCAGGCTGACAAGGATCGCCTGACCGCTGCCTTCCGTGCGGTGATCAACGACAAGCTGATGCCGGCGATCAAGCAGCAGCGTGATTTCATTGCCAACGAATACCTGCCGGCGACCCGCGATACGGTCGGTCTGGATTCGCTGCCGGACGGCAAGGCGTGGTACGCCTTCAACGCAAAGCAGAGCACCACCACCGCGCAGACCCCGGAGCAGATCCACGAGATCGGCCTGCGGGAAGTGGCGCGCATCCACGCTGAGATCCAGACGGTGATGACCGAGGTGGGCTTCAAGGGCTCGCTGCAGGAGTTCTTCACCTTCATGCAGAAGGACAAGCAGTTCGAGTTCAAGTCCGAGCCGGAACTGCTGGAGCATTACCGCGGGCTTGAGGCCAAGATCAACGCCAACGTGCCGAAGCTGTTCTCGCTGACCCCGAAGGCTGGTTTCGAGATCCGCCCGATCGAGGCCTTCCGCGCCAAGTCGGCCGCTGGCGGCGAGTACATGCAGCCGAGCGAAGACGGCAGCCGTCCGGGCATCTTCTACGTCAACACCTACGACTTGCCGACGCGCAAGACCTGGGACGCCGAAGACCTGTTCCTGCATGAGGCCATCCCGGGCCACCACTTCCAGTTGGCGCTGCAGCAGGAACTGACCGGCGTGCCGGCGTTCCGCCGCTTTGGTGGCGAGACCGCCTTCATCGAAGGTTGGGGCCTGTATGCCGAAAGCCTGGGCAAGGACCTGGGCGTCTACACCGACCCGTACAGCTACTTCGGTCGCCTGCAGGGTGAGCTGTGGCGTGCGGTACGCCTGGTGGTGGACACCGGCCTGCACTCCAAGGGCTGGACCCGCCAGCAGGTGCTGGATTACATGTTCGCCAATTCCTCGGTGAGCGAGCCGGATGCCGTTGCCGAAGCCGAGCGTTACATCGCATGGCCGGGCCAGGCGCTGGCTTACAAGACTGGCGAACTGAAGATCCAGGAACTGCGCAAGCGTGCGCAGGACAAGCTGGGTGCCAAGTTCGACATCCGCGAGTTCCACGCCGAAGTGCTGAAGGACGGCTCGGTGCCGCTGGACGTCCTCGACGAGAAGCTCAACGCCTGGATCGCTGAAAAATCCAAGTAA
- a CDS encoding metallophosphoesterase: MTLFVSLILPLLAIWLWWPVAPLSKRQRRWRIGITVGLALVGLGFATLWRLDVFSYSVEAWIQLVFGWVLVMFVLLLAFLLLREVGWLLSRLLPRSSRIATLWHGTGFNQGAATVIVLLATLGIYNGLKPPQVHERDLVVPYLPSEMDGLRMAVLADLHISPVKRTWRTQRIVDATLAAKPDLIVLPGDMADGGLEDSGRFAEPLAQLKAPYGVWLAPGNHEYYYDYAAWMAHFRQMGLGVLENQTATLSINGRTLAMSGIGDLAALKQAPYMHGGLPPDMPAVVNGGKGSDVHILLAHQPKQARAAAATGAIDLQVSGHTHGGHMLGFDRWVVAPFNHGYVRGEYRVQDMTLFVSSGVGQWDGFTARLGVRSSIDVLVLRSPVK, encoded by the coding sequence ATGACTCTATTCGTATCGCTGATCCTGCCCTTGCTGGCCATCTGGTTGTGGTGGCCGGTTGCCCCCTTGTCCAAGCGCCAGCGTCGCTGGCGTATCGGCATTACCGTCGGTTTGGCCTTGGTCGGGCTCGGCTTCGCCACGCTGTGGCGGCTGGATGTATTCAGCTACTCGGTCGAAGCCTGGATCCAACTGGTGTTCGGTTGGGTGCTGGTGATGTTCGTATTGCTGCTGGCCTTCCTGCTGTTGCGTGAAGTTGGTTGGCTGCTGTCACGCCTGCTGCCGCGCAGCTCTCGGATCGCGACGCTGTGGCACGGCACCGGCTTCAACCAGGGCGCGGCGACGGTGATCGTGTTGCTCGCCACGCTGGGCATCTACAACGGGCTCAAGCCGCCGCAGGTGCATGAGCGCGATCTGGTCGTGCCGTACCTGCCCAGTGAAATGGACGGCCTGCGCATGGCGGTGCTCGCCGACCTGCATATCAGCCCGGTCAAGCGCACGTGGCGCACGCAGCGCATCGTTGATGCGACCTTGGCGGCAAAGCCCGATCTGATCGTTCTGCCCGGCGACATGGCCGACGGCGGTCTGGAAGACAGCGGCCGGTTCGCCGAGCCTTTGGCCCAGTTGAAGGCGCCTTACGGGGTTTGGCTGGCCCCGGGCAATCATGAGTACTACTACGACTACGCTGCCTGGATGGCGCATTTCCGGCAGATGGGGCTGGGCGTGCTGGAGAACCAGACTGCGACCCTGTCGATCAACGGGCGCACGCTGGCGATGTCGGGCATTGGTGACCTGGCCGCATTGAAACAGGCCCCGTACATGCACGGCGGTTTGCCGCCGGACATGCCAGCGGTGGTGAACGGCGGCAAGGGCAGTGATGTACATATCCTGCTTGCCCACCAGCCGAAGCAGGCGCGCGCCGCTGCGGCGACTGGTGCGATCGACCTGCAGGTATCCGGCCATACCCACGGTGGCCATATGCTGGGCTTTGATCGCTGGGTGGTCGCGCCGTTCAACCACGGCTATGTGCGTGGCGAATACCGGGTGCAGGACATGACCTTGTTCGTCAGCAGCGGTGTCGGCCAATGGGATGGCTTCACCGCACGCCTGGGCGTGCGCTCCAGCATTGATGTGCTGGTGTTGCGCAGCCCAGTCAAGTAG
- a CDS encoding MgtC/SapB family protein, with translation MSITEEIGQALAAEFAIPDVGTLTVIVSRLATAIVLGGLLGLERERKGRAAGLKTHILVSVGSALFVLAPLQMGISGADVTRVMQGIVSGIGFLGAGAILKLDNEERIQGLTTAAGIWMTAAIGMAAGMGMEMVAFITTIAALAVVSTLPKLMPDKRKNVDGSEADLDT, from the coding sequence ATGAGCATCACCGAAGAGATCGGTCAGGCGCTGGCCGCCGAGTTCGCCATTCCCGATGTAGGCACATTGACCGTGATCGTCTCGCGGCTGGCCACGGCCATCGTGCTAGGCGGACTACTTGGTCTGGAACGCGAGCGCAAAGGGCGCGCGGCCGGCCTGAAGACGCACATCCTGGTCTCGGTGGGTTCGGCGCTGTTCGTGTTGGCGCCATTGCAGATGGGCATTTCGGGCGCCGATGTGACCCGCGTGATGCAGGGCATCGTCTCCGGCATCGGCTTCCTCGGCGCTGGCGCCATCCTCAAGCTCGACAACGAAGAGCGCATCCAGGGCCTGACTACCGCCGCCGGCATCTGGATGACAGCGGCAATCGGCATGGCAGCCGGCATGGGCATGGAGATGGTGGCCTTCATCACTACCATCGCTGCCTTGGCAGTAGTGAGCACGCTACCGAAGCTGATGCCGGATAAACGGAAGAACGTCGATGGCAGCGAAGCAGACCTCGACACCTGA
- the mtnC gene encoding acireductone synthase, whose translation MTINAILTDIEGTTSSISFVKEVLFPYARNALPGFVQAHGNEPQVRQWLDAVATEIAASACQDEVIVETLQGWIDQDRKHTALKALQGMLWDVGYRNGDYTAHLYPEVADVLRGWQASGLPLYVYSSGSVPAQKLFFGFSDAGDLNSLFSGNFDTEVGGKREAPSYAHIAKAINIDPAEILFLSDVVEELDAAREAGLQTVLVDRLSDYPQPRTGEATHGHTRVERFDQIVL comes from the coding sequence ATGACCATCAATGCCATCCTCACCGACATCGAGGGCACCACCTCCAGCATCTCCTTCGTCAAGGAAGTGCTGTTCCCGTACGCCCGCAATGCCCTGCCCGGCTTCGTGCAGGCACACGGCAATGAACCGCAGGTCCGCCAGTGGCTGGACGCGGTGGCCACTGAAATCGCTGCAAGCGCCTGCCAGGACGAAGTCATCGTCGAAACCCTGCAGGGCTGGATCGACCAGGACCGCAAGCACACTGCGCTGAAGGCACTGCAAGGCATGCTTTGGGACGTGGGTTACCGCAATGGCGACTACACCGCCCACCTGTACCCGGAAGTTGCCGACGTGCTGCGCGGCTGGCAGGCCAGCGGCCTGCCGCTGTACGTGTATTCCTCCGGCTCGGTGCCGGCCCAGAAGCTGTTCTTCGGCTTCAGCGATGCCGGTGACTTGAACAGCCTGTTCTCGGGCAACTTCGACACCGAAGTCGGCGGCAAGCGCGAAGCACCGAGCTATGCGCATATCGCCAAGGCCATCAACATCGATCCGGCTGAGATCCTGTTCCTGTCCGACGTCGTCGAAGAGCTGGACGCCGCCCGCGAGGCCGGCCTGCAGACGGTGCTGGTCGACCGCCTTAGCGATTACCCGCAGCCGCGTACCGGCGAGGCCACCCACGGCCACACCCGGGTCGAGCGCTTCGACCAGATCGTGCTTTGA
- a CDS encoding 1,2-dihydroxy-3-keto-5-methylthiopentene dioxygenase, with product MSRLRIFNDTAPDAPLFDSRDGEVIAAELNKIGVTFERWQAKHPVTPGASQEEVFAAYREDIDRLVAEHGFKSVDVASIAPDNPARAEIRKKFLDEHYHKEDEVRFFVAGSGLFTLHVGDKVYEVECVKDDLIAVPDSVNHWFDMGEEPSFAAIRFFTEPDGWVGHFTGTDIAQRFPRYEPSAA from the coding sequence ATGAGCCGACTGCGCATTTTCAACGACACCGCCCCGGACGCACCGCTGTTTGACAGCCGCGACGGCGAGGTCATTGCCGCCGAACTGAACAAGATCGGCGTCACCTTCGAACGCTGGCAAGCCAAGCACCCGGTCACTCCGGGGGCAAGCCAGGAAGAAGTGTTCGCCGCCTACCGCGAGGACATCGACCGTCTGGTCGCCGAGCACGGCTTCAAGAGCGTGGACGTGGCCTCGATCGCCCCGGACAACCCGGCCCGCGCCGAGATCCGCAAGAAGTTCCTCGACGAGCATTACCACAAGGAAGACGAAGTCCGTTTCTTCGTCGCCGGCTCGGGCCTGTTCACCCTGCACGTGGGCGACAAGGTCTACGAGGTGGAGTGCGTAAAGGACGACCTGATCGCGGTGCCCGACAGCGTCAACCATTGGTTCGACATGGGCGAAGAACCCAGCTTCGCCGCCATCCGCTTCTTCACCGAGCCGGACGGCTGGGTCGGCCACTTTACCGGCACCGACATCGCCCAGCGCTTCCCCCGCTACGAGCCCAGCGCGGCTTAA
- a CDS encoding methylthioribulose 1-phosphate dehydratase translates to MNAPTVPYDAQRLSELAQLLIDNIRELAHAGWTPATSSNFSHRLDDQHAAITVSGKDKGRLIESDIMVVDFDGKAVGRPLRPSAETLLHTQLYARFPEVGCVLHTHSPVQTIASRLYGSDGHIRLEGYELLKALHGNSTHETAVDLKVFPNTQDMDVLAAQVEAELDKGPMWGYLIDGHGLYAWGRDMAEARRHLEAFEFLLHCELELRRLRGHA, encoded by the coding sequence ATGAACGCGCCTACCGTCCCCTACGACGCCCAGCGACTGAGCGAACTGGCCCAGCTGCTGATCGACAACATCCGCGAGCTGGCCCACGCCGGCTGGACACCTGCCACCAGCAGCAACTTCTCGCACCGGCTGGATGACCAGCATGCGGCCATCACCGTGTCCGGCAAGGACAAGGGGCGGCTGATCGAAAGCGACATCATGGTGGTGGATTTCGACGGCAAGGCCGTAGGCCGGCCGCTGCGTCCGTCGGCGGAAACCCTGCTGCACACCCAGCTCTACGCCCGCTTCCCGGAAGTCGGTTGCGTGCTGCACACCCATTCGCCGGTGCAGACCATCGCCTCGCGCCTGTACGGCAGCGACGGTCATATCCGCCTGGAAGGCTACGAGCTGCTCAAGGCCCTGCACGGCAACTCCACCCACGAGACTGCGGTCGACCTGAAGGTGTTCCCCAACACCCAGGACATGGACGTGCTGGCCGCCCAGGTCGAGGCAGAACTCGACAAGGGGCCGATGTGGGGCTATCTGATCGACGGTCACGGCCTGTATGCCTGGGGCCGCGACATGGCCGAAGCCCGTCGCCACCTGGAGGCCTTCGAGTTCCTGCTGCATTGCGAACTGGAACTGCGCCGCCTGCGCGGCCACGCCTGA
- a CDS encoding amino acid permease gives MFKQLWATKHPHAAHEEANGLSLRRTLGPWGLTALGIGAVIGGGIFVITGQAAANHAGPAIMLSFVLAAICCAFCALAYAEFASMVPVSGSAYTYTYATFGELSAWFIGWMLVLEYGVSASAVAVSWTGYFLSFLAHFDIHLPAALVSAPLDAQLKPTGAIANIPAAILVLLLTWLCYVGISKSSAMNMAMVVLKTGLIILVIVAGWKYVDTSNWTPFIPANEGPGKYGFDGVLRGAAMVFFAYIGFEAVSVAAQESHRPQRDLPIGMLLSLVICTVLYIAMAAVMTGLVPYQLLGTAEPVVTAVAAHPQLDWLRIIVEIGALIGLASVVLVMVIGQPRIFMIMGRDGLLPPVFTKIHPKYRTPHINTVITGIGIALLAALFPLDILGELTSMGTLIAFAAVCAGVLVLRRTQPDLPRPFRIPMAWLICSLGVLSCVALLTAMTLHNWMLMGVWTVTGFIIYFLYGVRHSKLNAANKARNG, from the coding sequence ATGTTCAAGCAACTCTGGGCCACCAAACATCCGCACGCCGCACATGAGGAAGCCAATGGCCTGAGCCTGCGCCGCACCCTCGGCCCCTGGGGTCTGACCGCGCTGGGCATCGGCGCGGTGATCGGCGGCGGCATCTTCGTCATCACCGGCCAGGCCGCGGCCAACCACGCTGGCCCGGCCATCATGCTGTCGTTCGTACTGGCGGCCATCTGCTGTGCTTTCTGCGCCCTGGCCTATGCCGAGTTCGCCTCGATGGTGCCGGTTTCCGGCAGCGCCTATACCTATACCTACGCCACCTTCGGCGAGCTGTCGGCCTGGTTCATCGGCTGGATGCTGGTGCTGGAGTACGGCGTCTCGGCCTCGGCGGTAGCGGTCAGTTGGACCGGTTACTTCCTCAGCTTCCTCGCCCATTTCGACATCCACCTGCCGGCGGCGCTGGTCAGTGCACCGTTGGACGCCCAGCTCAAGCCGACCGGCGCCATCGCCAACATCCCGGCGGCGATTCTTGTGTTGCTGCTGACCTGGCTGTGCTACGTCGGCATCAGCAAGTCCTCGGCGATGAACATGGCCATGGTGGTGCTCAAGACCGGCCTGATCATCCTGGTGATCGTTGCTGGCTGGAAGTACGTGGACACCAGCAACTGGACCCCGTTCATCCCCGCCAATGAAGGCCCGGGCAAGTACGGCTTCGACGGCGTGCTGCGTGGCGCAGCGATGGTGTTCTTTGCCTATATCGGTTTTGAAGCGGTATCGGTGGCGGCGCAGGAATCGCACCGCCCGCAGCGCGATCTCCCGATCGGCATGCTGCTCTCACTGGTGATCTGTACCGTGCTGTACATCGCCATGGCCGCGGTGATGACCGGCCTGGTGCCGTACCAGCTGCTGGGCACCGCCGAGCCGGTGGTCACCGCCGTTGCCGCGCATCCGCAGCTGGATTGGCTGCGCATCATCGTCGAGATCGGCGCACTGATCGGCCTGGCCTCGGTGGTGCTGGTGATGGTGATCGGCCAGCCGCGCATCTTCATGATCATGGGTCGCGACGGCTTGCTGCCACCGGTGTTCACCAAGATCCACCCCAAGTACCGCACCCCGCACATCAACACTGTCATCACCGGTATCGGCATTGCCCTGCTGGCAGCGCTGTTCCCGCTGGACATTCTTGGTGAACTGACCTCGATGGGCACGCTGATCGCCTTCGCCGCAGTCTGCGCCGGCGTGCTGGTCCTGCGCCGCACCCAGCCGGACCTGCCGCGCCCGTTCCGCATCCCGATGGCCTGGTTGATCTGCAGCCTCGGCGTGCTCAGCTGCGTCGCCTTGCTGACTGCGATGACGCTGCACAACTGGATGCTGATGGGCGTGTGGACCGTCACCGGCTTCATCATCTATTTCCTGTACGGCGTGCGGCACAGCAAGCTCAATGCAGCCAACAAGGCCAGGAACGGCTGA
- a CDS encoding amino acid permease, with product MLKALLRVKPVEPAAHVDAGEPIEGSLQGEATLKRTLTAKHLILLGIGAVIGAGIFVLTGQAAANHAGPAVMLSFVFAGIACALAGLCYAEFAAMMPVSGSAYSYSYATLGEGMAWFIGWCLVLEYLFASASVAVGWSAYLISFITTTLHVPFPDALTAAPLAWTGSEFTSSGKLFNLPAVLIVAAITGLLYVGVTQSTFVNAVIVAIKVIVICLFIGFGIQYIDPANWQPFIPENTGTFGEFGWSGVFRAATIVFFAYIGFDAVSTAAGETKDPQKNMPIGLLGSLAICTLVYIVVCAVLTGMLPYNLLGTDKPVATALEAYPSLSWLKTAVEIGAIAGLSSVVLVMMMGQSRIAYTISRDGLLPKMFGKVHSRFRTPYVSTVVVGVLAALLAGLVPLNVLGELVSMGTLLAFATVCIGVLVLRRTKPDIVRPFKVPAAWLICPLGALACLALFMQAFVVHWHLFVGWTLLGLCIYFGYGIRNSKLNKQA from the coding sequence ATGCTTAAAGCACTGTTGAGGGTCAAGCCGGTCGAACCGGCCGCACACGTTGATGCCGGTGAGCCCATCGAGGGCAGCCTGCAGGGCGAAGCCACACTGAAGCGCACCCTCACCGCCAAGCACCTGATCCTGTTGGGCATAGGCGCGGTGATTGGTGCGGGCATCTTCGTTCTCACCGGCCAGGCCGCGGCCAACCACGCCGGGCCGGCAGTGATGCTGTCCTTTGTCTTCGCCGGCATCGCCTGCGCGTTGGCCGGCCTGTGTTACGCCGAGTTCGCAGCGATGATGCCGGTCTCCGGCAGCGCCTATTCCTACTCCTACGCCACCCTGGGCGAAGGCATGGCATGGTTCATTGGCTGGTGTCTGGTACTGGAATACCTGTTCGCCTCGGCCTCGGTCGCAGTGGGTTGGTCGGCCTACCTGATCAGCTTCATCACCACCACCTTGCATGTCCCCTTCCCGGATGCATTGACAGCGGCACCATTGGCTTGGACCGGCAGTGAGTTCACCAGCTCCGGCAAGCTGTTCAACCTGCCTGCGGTACTGATCGTGGCGGCCATCACCGGCCTGCTCTACGTCGGCGTCACCCAGTCAACCTTCGTCAATGCCGTGATCGTGGCAATCAAGGTCATCGTGATCTGCCTGTTCATCGGTTTCGGCATCCAGTACATCGACCCGGCAAACTGGCAGCCGTTCATCCCGGAAAATACCGGCACCTTCGGCGAGTTCGGCTGGAGCGGCGTGTTCCGTGCCGCCACCATCGTGTTTTTCGCCTATATCGGCTTCGATGCGGTCTCCACCGCCGCCGGTGAAACCAAGGACCCGCAGAAGAACATGCCAATCGGCCTGCTCGGCTCGCTGGCGATCTGCACCCTGGTCTATATCGTCGTCTGCGCCGTGCTGACCGGCATGCTGCCGTACAACCTGCTGGGCACCGACAAGCCGGTGGCTACTGCGCTGGAAGCCTATCCGAGCCTGTCCTGGCTGAAGACCGCGGTTGAGATCGGCGCCATCGCCGGCCTGTCCTCGGTGGTGCTGGTGATGATGATGGGTCAGTCGCGCATCGCCTACACCATCTCCCGTGACGGCCTGCTGCCGAAGATGTTCGGCAAGGTCCATTCGCGCTTCCGCACCCCGTACGTCAGCACCGTGGTTGTCGGCGTACTGGCGGCCCTGCTGGCCGGTCTGGTGCCGTTGAACGTGCTGGGTGAACTGGTCTCGATGGGCACCCTGCTTGCCTTCGCCACGGTCTGCATCGGCGTGCTGGTACTGCGCCGTACCAAGCCGGACATCGTGCGCCCGTTCAAGGTACCGGCGGCGTGGCTGATCTGCCCGCTGGGCGCGCTGGCCTGCCTGGCGCTGTTCATGCAGGCCTTCGTGGTGCATTGGCACCTGTTCGTTGGCTGGACCTTGCTGGGCCTGTGCATCTACTTCGGCTACGGCATCCGCAACAGCAAGCTGAACAAGCAAGCCTGA
- a CDS encoding NUDIX hydrolase, producing MLGEDLQLRRAFGDYSQRYPEHKALAREFLTLLEGGGVDPFTRERLAGHFTGSAWLVSADGQRALLTHHRKLQRWLQLGGHADGDHDLAAVALREAEEESGLPGLSLASSAIFDLDRHWIPERKEVPGHWHYDVRYVVVAGEDEQFVVSEESLELAWRPVAEIASEEDESMQRMARRWLQR from the coding sequence ATGCTTGGAGAGGATCTGCAGTTGCGGCGGGCATTTGGGGACTATTCCCAGCGGTACCCGGAGCATAAGGCGCTGGCGCGGGAATTCCTGACCCTGCTTGAAGGGGGTGGTGTGGACCCTTTCACCCGCGAGCGGCTGGCAGGCCACTTCACCGGTAGTGCCTGGCTGGTCAGTGCTGATGGCCAGCGCGCGCTGCTTACCCATCACCGCAAGTTGCAGCGCTGGTTGCAGCTGGGCGGGCATGCCGATGGTGACCACGATCTGGCGGCGGTGGCCTTGCGCGAGGCCGAGGAGGAATCGGGCCTGCCGGGCCTGAGCCTGGCCTCGAGCGCTATCTTCGATCTGGACCGGCATTGGATTCCCGAGCGGAAGGAGGTGCCGGGGCATTGGCACTACGATGTGCGCTATGTGGTTGTCGCCGGGGAAGATGAGCAGTTCGTCGTCAGCGAGGAGTCGCTGGAACTGGCCTGGCGGCCGGTAGCTGAGATCGCCAGCGAGGAAGATGAATCCATGCAGCGGATGGCACGCCGGTGGTTGCAGAGATAG
- the serA gene encoding phosphoglycerate dehydrogenase: MSPKKTSFPKQDIRVLLLEGVSQTAVDVFKAAGYSQIELHSKSLPEDELKERIAEAHIVGIRSRTHLSEEVLAHAKRLIAVGCFCIGTNQVDLEAAELAGIPVFNAPYSNTRSVAELVIAEAIMLTRGIPQKNAECHRGGWSKSAAGSHEVRGKTLGIIGYGHIGTQVGVLAEALGMHVIFHDIETKLSLGNAHPAISLDDLLKRSDVVTLHVPENASTQWMMGAEQLGKMKKGAHLINAARGTVVDIDALDAALASGHLGGAAVDVFPVEPKGNGDLFESPLTAHDNVILTPHVGGSTLEAQENIGVEVAAKLVRYSDNGSTLSAVNFPEVTLPEHEQSLRLLHIHRNVPGVLSKINEIFSRHNLNIDGQFLRTDPKVGYVVIDITASEEQAAAIREELAAIQGTLRTRILY, from the coding sequence ATGTCGCCCAAGAAGACCTCGTTCCCGAAGCAGGACATCCGCGTTTTGTTGCTAGAGGGGGTCAGCCAGACCGCCGTGGACGTCTTCAAGGCGGCCGGTTACTCGCAGATCGAGCTGCACAGCAAGTCGCTGCCCGAGGACGAACTGAAGGAACGCATTGCCGAAGCCCATATCGTGGGCATCCGCTCGCGCACTCACCTCAGCGAGGAGGTACTGGCCCACGCCAAGCGCCTGATCGCGGTCGGCTGCTTCTGCATCGGCACCAACCAGGTTGACCTGGAAGCGGCCGAGCTGGCCGGTATTCCGGTATTCAACGCGCCGTATTCCAATACCCGCTCGGTTGCCGAACTGGTGATCGCCGAGGCGATCATGTTGACCCGCGGCATCCCGCAGAAGAACGCCGAATGCCACCGCGGCGGCTGGTCCAAGTCGGCCGCCGGCAGCCACGAAGTGCGCGGCAAGACCCTGGGCATCATCGGCTACGGCCATATCGGCACCCAGGTTGGCGTGCTGGCTGAAGCGCTGGGCATGCACGTGATCTTCCACGACATCGAAACCAAGTTGTCACTGGGCAACGCGCATCCGGCGATCAGTTTGGATGACCTGTTGAAGCGTTCGGACGTGGTCACCCTGCACGTGCCGGAGAACGCCTCCACGCAGTGGATGATGGGCGCCGAGCAGCTGGGCAAGATGAAGAAGGGTGCGCACCTGATCAATGCAGCGCGCGGCACCGTGGTCGATATCGACGCGCTGGACGCGGCATTGGCCTCGGGCCACCTCGGCGGCGCTGCCGTGGACGTGTTCCCGGTCGAGCCCAAGGGCAATGGCGACCTGTTCGAGTCGCCGCTGACCGCGCATGACAATGTGATCCTGACCCCGCACGTTGGTGGCTCCACACTGGAAGCGCAGGAGAACATCGGCGTGGAAGTGGCGGCCAAGCTGGTGCGTTACAGCGACAACGGCTCGACCCTGTCGGCCGTCAATTTCCCGGAAGTGACCCTGCCGGAGCACGAGCAGAGCCTGCGCCTGCTGCACATCCACCGCAACGTGCCGGGTGTGCTGTCCAAGATCAACGAGATCTTCTCGCGCCACAACCTCAACATCGACGGCCAGTTCCTGCGCACCGACCCCAAGGTCGGCTACGTGGTGATCGACATCACCGCCAGCGAAGAACAGGCAGCTGCGATCCGCGAAGAGCTGGCCGCGATCCAGGGCACGCTGCGTACCCGCATCCTGTACTGA